The genomic region TCTTAAAGATGTAGTCAAGTATCATCCACAAAAAACACTAAGTGATCGTATCGATGCTATAGTTTGCCATCGAATATTTGGTATCCCCATTTTTTTAGGGATAATGTTACTACTTTTCCAGGCTGTATTTTCCTGGTCTGCCCCCTTCATGGATCTTATCAATCAGTTTTTTAGTTGGCTTGGAGAATTTATTGGCTCTCGCATGGGAGATAGCTTCCTCAAAAGTTTAATTGTAGATGGTATAATTGCTGGCGTTGGAGGAGTTCTCGTATTTTTGCCTCAAATATTGATTCTTTTCTTTCTTATTTCTCTACTTGAAGATTCCGGTTACATGCCCCGAGCAGCCTTCGTAGTAGATAGACTTTTAAAGCCTTTCGGTTTAAATGGCAAATCCTTCGTACCCTTGCTTTCTTCTTTTGCCTGCAATATCCCAGGCATTATGGCCACCCGCACCATTGAAAATTATCAGCAGAGATTGTTGACCATATTGGCCGCTCCTTTTATGAGCTGTTCAGCAAGATTACCCATTTATACCTTGCTTATTGCCGCCTTTATCCCAGCCAAAAAGGTCTGGATTTTTAATCTCCAGGGCCTGGTTCTTCTGGCCATGTATCTTACCGGACTTTTAGTAGCTTTAATAACCGTGGTATTAGCTAGACTTTTATTTTTTAGAGGACAGCCCTCCCCTTTTCTCATGGAATTGCCCCCTTATCGCTTTCCCACTTTGAAAAATATCTTACTGCAAATGTGGAACCGTTCAGTACTTTACGTGAGAAAAGCAGGCACAGTTATTTTAGGAATTTCCATTGTGATGTGGATACTCTTTACCTTCCCTCTTAATCCTGAGCTTTCTAAAGATTACAAAGCGCTAAAGGCCAATGCTCCTAACAAAATCATTTTAGAACAAATAAAACGAGAAGAAGCTGCTGAAAAACTTTCTAAAAGCTATGCCGGCCATTTTGGACGCTTAATAGAACCTATTCTCAAACCACTTGGTTTTGACTGGAGAATAGGAATTGCTTTGACTTCGGCCTTTGCCGCTAAAGAAGTCCTGGTGGCCACCCTCTCTCAGATATACGCCTTAAGTGATGTTGAAGGAAACGAGGTCTCTCTCATTGAGCACATAAAAAAAGACCCTATTTTTAACACCGTTACTGCTATAGGCCTTATGCTTTTTTCCCTGCTTATGGTTCCTTGCATGGCAACTCTTCCGGTTATTAAAATGGAAACTGGCTCCTGGCGCTGGCCAACCATAATTGTAGCCTGGACTCTTTCAGTAGCCTGGCTCGTTACTTTTATCTGGGTCCACTTTATAGGCCCTTCACTGGTAGCTCTTTTAAGGATTTAAACAAGCCAATGAAAGACTCTGTAAACTCTGCTTTTAAGACAGCCCTCTTAATAATTAAGCTAATAATTCCTTTCTATATTCTTGCTGATATACTGATTTATTTTGATATTCTTCCTAAAATATCTTTTATCTTCAAACCTATTACCTTTATTATGGGGCTTTCTCCTGAAGTATCGCTTTCTGTGGCCGCAGGAATTTTATTTAACCTTTACGCAGCTATTGCTTTTGCTGCACCTTTAGGCTTAACCCCCTACGAGTGGACTATTCTAGGACTTTTTTTAGGCATAACTCACTCGCTACCTATTGAAAACACCATTATGAAACAACTGGGAATATCACATATCTATTCTACAATCTTACGATTACTGACAGGAATATTAGCTATTCTTATTATTAGAATTCTTCCCCTAAATATAGAAGGACATACCGTCAAAAAAACAATCGAGCTTTCTAATTATCAATCTTTTGGAGATATGATAATAGCATCTTTAACTAAGGCTTCAGCACTTGCAGTTAAAATTATTATATTGGTAACCGTTATTATTTTCGTAATGGACATCATTAAAAAAATTATTTTGAAAAAGAAAAGCTTTAGTATGTCTTTTTCTATCTTTACGGGAATATTTTTAGGCATTACTTACGGAGCTGGCATATTATTAAAAGAAAAAGAAAAACTTAATCCTCAACAGCTTTTATTTATAGGAACTTTTCTCATGATAGCCCACGCTTTAATAGAGGACCCCGCTTTGTTCATAATATTTGGAGCCAACCCGTGGATATTGATAGGTTTAAGAATAATTTTGGCTATTATTGTCTCTTATGGAGCTGTACAATTTTATACAAGATGATTGTTGAAGGAATAACTCCTAGATGCCCGCTTGGCCAGGAATTCTAGGACGCCGTTACAAAGACATAAAAGGCCTGGCCATAATAAAAGAAGACTACTTGAATAAATAGGAAGGGCCTGTAAACGACTCAATTCTTCGCCACAGGCCCTCTGTCTTATTTATTTTTCCATGAAAGAAGGAAGGGGTGTGGCCCAGGACTCTTCATCAAAATAAAGTTCTTCAAGGTTTTTAGGCTTATCAAAAGGTGGAAGAGATGGGCCTTCTATAACTTCAAAACGGACAAAACAGGATTTATACCAATCAACTTCGGGCATAGGCAATTCCATTTTCTTCATAATCTCATAAGTACGATAGAAGTCCTCCCAGCGATTTTCTCGTTCAGGATAGGTAGTAAAATCGCGTAAGATATCGGTAATCACCAGACCTGCTGAAAGGATAAACTTTTGAAAATCAAACCACTTGCGAAGTGAGGCCTCACGGTGGGTAAAACCCATATAACCAGCCGAACCAGGCCCTTTCAGGGCCTCAATACAGCGTCCTACAAAAAGTTTTAAACCTTTTTTGGTTTCCACCGGGTCAGTCACGAAAACATCAAACTTACCGCGCAAAGAAGGATCAAGCTCTTCGATAACGTTATAATTATAAACTTCAATATTAGATATTTTTTCTTCTTCGCAGAATTTGCGAATGAAATTATTTATCCTTTCATCGATTTCCACTACCACTATCTTTTTGGGAAGGCCAGTAAGCGCGGCTGCTATAGA from Thermodesulfatator indicus DSM 15286 harbors:
- the feoB gene encoding ferrous iron transport protein B, with product MSEEIKIALAGNPNAGKTTIFNALTGAKQKVGNYPGVTVERKEGFLRLNGYFIRVVDLPGTYSLTSYSPEEVVARRVIVEEKPAVVVNIIDASNLERNLYLTMQLFELGVPVVLVLNMIDDAEKKGLKINFKRLEKKIGVPVIPTIGHRGIGFDKLKKVLKDVIENPDTAKPKIFLSLPKPFQEEVERLTRFLSEKPELSDYPVFWLALKAIEGDEDIINFLVREKGLGKDFLALLDKARQKIRKDLGEEPEPLLAEYRYRTIQEILKDVVKYHPQKTLSDRIDAIVCHRIFGIPIFLGIMLLLFQAVFSWSAPFMDLINQFFSWLGEFIGSRMGDSFLKSLIVDGIIAGVGGVLVFLPQILILFFLISLLEDSGYMPRAAFVVDRLLKPFGLNGKSFVPLLSSFACNIPGIMATRTIENYQQRLLTILAAPFMSCSARLPIYTLLIAAFIPAKKVWIFNLQGLVLLAMYLTGLLVALITVVLARLLFFRGQPSPFLMELPPYRFPTLKNILLQMWNRSVLYVRKAGTVILGISIVMWILFTFPLNPELSKDYKALKANAPNKIILEQIKREEAAEKLSKSYAGHFGRLIEPILKPLGFDWRIGIALTSAFAAKEVLVATLSQIYALSDVEGNEVSLIEHIKKDPIFNTVTAIGLMLFSLLMVPCMATLPVIKMETGSWRWPTIIVAWTLSVAWLVTFIWVHFIGPSLVALLRI
- a CDS encoding nucleoside recognition domain-containing protein, which gives rise to MKDSVNSAFKTALLIIKLIIPFYILADILIYFDILPKISFIFKPITFIMGLSPEVSLSVAAGILFNLYAAIAFAAPLGLTPYEWTILGLFLGITHSLPIENTIMKQLGISHIYSTILRLLTGILAILIIRILPLNIEGHTVKKTIELSNYQSFGDMIIASLTKASALAVKIIILVTVIIFVMDIIKKIILKKKSFSMSFSIFTGIFLGITYGAGILLKEKEKLNPQQLLFIGTFLMIAHALIEDPALFIIFGANPWILIGLRIILAIIVSYGAVQFYTR
- a CDS encoding bis-aminopropyl spermidine synthase family protein; the encoded protein is MTEKERIKYQILRALKAKPMSFWELINYQDAHLVAFFEAVKELLDEGVLKQEDKLLKLVKDVEIHPLEDTICHCCGLGIEIKGFFREVYEKFEKICEGRPLPTSDFDQGFIRPVDTMKRVVYLYQRGDLENAEIFILGDDDLFSIAAALTGLPKKIVVVEIDERINNFIRKFCEEEKISNIEVYNYNVIEELDPSLRGKFDVFVTDPVETKKGLKLFVGRCIEALKGPGSAGYMGFTHREASLRKWFDFQKFILSAGLVITDILRDFTTYPERENRWEDFYRTYEIMKKMELPMPEVDWYKSCFVRFEVIEGPSLPPFDKPKNLEELYFDEESWATPLPSFMEK